In Elusimicrobiota bacterium, the genomic stretch GAGTGGCCGCGAAGAACGGGAACGCGCACGCAAGTCGCGGACAGGGGCAAGTCGGCCAAACCCAGGATTTTTCTGGTTTCCGCAATCACCTTGTCCTCTTCTTCCGTGAAGCCCGATTCCGTGAAGGAGCCGATCTGGGGGATGACATTGCCGGCTAAAGGCCTTGGAAAAAATCCGGAGGTTTTGATTCTACCGTTGCCCATGGTTTTGGCTTCCTGCAAGAAACCGTCTCTGGCGCGGCGGCCGGCTCCTGAAGCCGCCTGGTAGCTGGCCGCGACAACGCGCCGCAGCCCATATTTGGCCAGGGGCGCCAGGGCCATGACCAGAACCACGGTGGTGCAGTTGGGGCTGGCGATTAATTTGGGCGGGTTGCCTTTGATGTTGTTGCCGTTGATTTCCGGGACGATGAGCGGAACGTCGGGATTTAAGCGGAAGGCGGCGGATTCATCAATGATAACCGCGCTTGTTCCGAAGAATTTTTTCAGATGGCCGCGCGACCAATCCGTTTCAGCCAGGCTGATCAAGCAGTCGAATTCCCGGCGCTTATTATTAAGGAAGTCGCTGAAGCCGCGCACCGGCAGCGATCCGTTGCGGAATCTGACCCGGCCGGTTCCCTTGGGATCGGTGGAAATCAGCGTCAGGTCCGTGGCCCAGCGTTTCTTGGCGAGCAGGGCCAGGAGCTCTTCCCCCACCAAGCCCCTGGGACCGATGATGCCCAGGCGGGGGTTGGGGTTTGCGGCGGGTTTCTTTGTTGCAGCCATGGGATGATTATAAAAACTTAAAGCCCCGCCCACGAATGCCTTATGGATCAGAATTCAGGGGCGGGGCGCGGTAATCTTAATTTTCGAAAGTTACCGGTAGCAGCGCGGGTACACGCACGGATCGTATTGCGTGGACGTCGTCGGCATGCTCCAAACGCTCATAGCAACCAACCCCAGGAAAAGTCCCAGGATCATTCCAACCTTTGTCATCTCTCCTCCTTCCCGGCTCCCGGCCGGAGATTCTCCCGTTGATTTATTTAACGTAAAGAGTATGCCAGGTCAGGGGTTTCTACAAAATGACTACGGTCAATTTACATACTTGACTAAAGTCAATTGTCTTAAGGATCAGAGCATCACCATCTCGCGCCCAAACTCACCCGGTGCGTGTCTCCTAGCTCCCCGAACGGGGTCATGGAATAGTCCAGTCGGT encodes the following:
- a CDS encoding aspartate-semialdehyde dehydrogenase, with amino-acid sequence MAATKKPAANPNPRLGIIGPRGLVGEELLALLAKKRWATDLTLISTDPKGTGRVRFRNGSLPVRGFSDFLNNKRREFDCLISLAETDWSRGHLKKFFGTSAVIIDESAAFRLNPDVPLIVPEINGNNIKGNPPKLIASPNCTTVVLVMALAPLAKYGLRRVVAASYQAASGAGRRARDGFLQEAKTMGNGRIKTSGFFPRPLAGNVIPQIGSFTESGFTEEEDKVIAETRKILGLADLPLSATCVRVPVLRGHSLAVWAELEKPLPQGALTDCYNGFPGVAVSGSYPTPVETAGQLGVAVGRLRRDPVWPNGLSLWCSGDNLLKGAAENVLGIADLFLNPAQAPA